The genomic region CTTTATAGTTCATATGCAGGAACTGACCCTCATTGGATTTCTCGAACTCTTCCTGCAACGCGGTGCCGTCCCACTCGAAGCTAAAGAAGGCATCTTGAATCGCCGCCTGCAATTCGGGTGTCAGGTTGTGCGCGGTGCCAAAGCCGGTGGTCGGGAATGTCTGCGATTTGTAGATCGAAACCACATCTTCCGCCTTCAACTCGCCGCGGCTGATCATCCGGTGCAACACCGAATTGGCGATTGAGGCCGCCATATAGTCCTGATTGGCCACGCCCATGATCGAGTTGTCGTGCTTGCCCGAATATACCGGCTCAAAATCCCGGTCCGGGATCATGTCATAATCACCCTTGAGGATGGCGCTGGGGGCCTTGAAACCCGAGTTAGAGGTCGGCGAGGTAAAGGCCAGCTGCCCCCCTTTGATGTCCTCGACCTTTTCAATGCCCGAACCCGGATAGGTCAGGATTTCCATCTCATAGCCAAAATGACCGTCCAGCGAGGCCATGATGGTGAAAGGACGGAAGCCCGCACAGTTCACTGCCAGCGGGTTTGAACCGGTGTTAAAGCCAGCAATGTGCAAACGCCCCGAGCGCATCGCCTCAATCTGGGCGGCATTGGACTGCACTGGGAAAAACTGAACCTTCTTGCCGGTCTTTGCGGCCAGATGGTCCATGAACTCAGCCCAGACCGACACATAGACCGCAGGGTCTTCGACCGGGGTGTAGGTGAAAATCAATGTATCCGGGTCAACCAGTTCACTGGCATCGGTTGGGATATCCGCGATCAGATCGCCATCGATGTCGCAGAATCGATCATCCAGAGACCCGCGTTCACAATCCGCAGCAGCCGCGCCAGCAAGGGTCAGACCTGCAATAAATGCAGCGGTTGACACCACTTTCGAAAATTCCAACATTTCCTTCTCCCTTTTGTTTTTAATTGGATAAATCCTAGCGGCAAAAACCCGTGCATCAAGTACTTTTCGCGCCTTCGTGACACTGCCCCGGCAGCATCCGTGTGGATTTGTGGAAAGTTGTGGGCGGCCGATTCTGCATTTGACGCCGTTTCGCAAGTATTTTTGTAGCGATCGGGTTGTGCGGCCTTAACTCTGATCGCCTGGATCTCGGTTGCGACTGCCATCCCATCGGCGCCCTTCCAACAGAACCCTCGCTGCTATCGCAAAAAAATTCGGTTATTCTCAACAGAGTTCTATGTTGTGGAGCATGTTTTATTTCGACAGCGAACTGAAAGATATTATCGAAAAATCGACCATGCCCTTTTCACACAAATGGAGACGTTAAACAAATAACAAAGGCCGGCGCGCTGACTGAATGAAACCTGACGTCTTGGATTGATCTGCTATCTGACAAAAATACCGCACGCATCTTGCAGGACTTGGTGACACAAGACCCTTAGGAGACACGGTTATCTTCAAAAGTTGAGCCAGATCAAAGAACGCCCAGTCATTCAAACGTTATGACGGCGATAACAAACAACCCTGGCTCCACAATGTCTCCCTTTGGCTGCTCCTTTCATGATACGGCACTACGCTCCGCAGGCCTGACCTGGCTGCGGGCGCTGATTGGTATCTGTGCGCTGGCGCTGCAAATGCTGGCCCCAATTACCGCCCACTCGGAAAACTCGGGCGAGTGGATGGTGATCTGCGGCGAAGACGGGGCCGTACTGATGCAGGTGCAGCTTTCTGATGATGAGCCCGCCGCCTGCCCAATATGTGGAGACTGCAAGGCCTGCCAGTTGGGGGTGTCTGCGGGCGGCATTTTGACGCCGACACTACGCTCACGCGATTTTCCTGCGATCGAGGTTGTGCATGGAATGCACGGAGGGAGTGTTGCGCCCAACCCAGCACAATTCTGGCACGAAAATCGTGGACCTCCCCTAGTGCACACAATCCTTAGCGACAGCGCCTGGCGACTGTTTCATGCCGTAACCCTTAGCCAAGGAGGTGCGCCATGGACGTAAGACGCGCAATCCAAAGCCTGGTAAAAGCCACTGCTTATTTCTTCACGACATGCCTGTTCCTGATCGCCCATGCGGCCCTAGCAGACGACCTGGCATCTTTCCTTTCCGACATTCCACCTTCTGAGCTGGCCCCCGGTGCCGATGGCTATGGCCCAATCTCGCGCGAGACCAAGGTGGCCCCGGTTCTCAAGGGCCGCGACACCGTTGCCTGGGCCTTTCTGACCTCTGACTTTGTCGGCACGACCGGATACTCGGGCAAGCCCATTCATGTTGTCGCCGCCATTGACAAGGATGCGATTCTGACCGGCGTCAAACTGGTCAAACACTCTGAGCCGATTATCCTGATCGGCATTCCAAACTCAAAAATGATCGCCCTGACCGAAGGCTACAAGGGCCTGGATCTGAAGGCTGAGGCGGCCACAGGCGGCGAGGCCCATGATCTCGACATCATTTCCGGCGCTACCGTAACCATTATGATCATCGACGACAGCCTAGTGCGGGGCGGCATCAAGGTGGCGCGGGCATTGGGTCTTGGCGGTCTGGCACCGCGGCTTGATCGCGGACCGAAACGTGAAATCGATATGGCCCATGAAGAGATCTCGGACTGGGGCACATTGGCTGGGGACGGCTCGGTTCGCCGCCTGACACTGGACATCGGTCAGATCAATTCCGCCTTTGAAGCCACCGGCGATGCGCGCGCCGCAAAACGGCCCGAGTCCGGTGAGCCGGATGATACCTTCATCGACATGCACATGGCGCTGGTTTCGGTGCCGTCGATTGGCAAAAGCCTGCTGGGCGAGGCCGAGTACAAAAACCTGACCACTTGGCTAAAAGAGGGCGAGCAAGCCATTCTCGTCTTGGGCCGGGGTGCCTATAGCTTCAAGGGGTCCGGCTATGTGCGGGGCGGCATTTTTGACCGCATTCAGCTGATCCAGGGCGACAACTCAGTCCGGTTCTTTGACAAACAACAACGCCGTCTTGGCGATCTGGCGACCGATGACAGCCCCAGTTTTACGGAACTTGATATCTTCAAAATCCCAGCTGATGCCGAATTTGACCCAGCTGAACCCTTTCGCCTGCAGTTGTTGGCCCAGCGTGCCGTTGGAGCCATCGAAAAGACCTTCCTGACCTTTGACCTGGGGTACAAGTTGCCTGGGCACTATCTGCTGCCAGTTGCGGCCCCCGTCCTGGTCAACAGCGATTCCGACGAGGCCGCTGCCAAGACCGCCCTGTGGCAACGCATCTGGAAAGATAAAACCGTTGAGATTGGCGTCTTGGCTGTCATGCTGTTGGTGCTGACGAGTGTCTTTTTCTTCCAGTTCCAGGCAACCGTAAATGCGCGTGTCTTTTACTGGTTCCGTATCGGCTATCTAAGTTTCACCCTGGTGTTTCTGGGTTGGTATGCCAATGCACAGCTGTCAGTTGTAAACCTGATGGCCTTGGCCGGATCCTTGCGCAGCGGTTTCACTTGGGACGCGTTCCTGATGGACCCTCTGGTCTTTATCCAGTGGTTTGCCATCGCCGCCGCACTGCTGTTCTGGGGCCGCGGCGCCTATTGTGGCTGGCTGTGCCCGTTTGGGGCGCTGCAAGAGTTGCTGAACAAGGCGGCCCGCGCGCTGAAGGTGCCGCAATGGACCGTTCCATGGGGGCTGCATGAACGCCTGTGGCCGCTGAAATACATGATTTTCCTCGGGTTGTTCGGCCTGTCCATGGTCTCGATGCCGCTGGCCGAAACCTACGCCGAGGTGGAACCGTTCAAAACCGCGATCATCCTGAAGTTCGTGCGCGAGTGGCCCTTTGTTATCTTTGCCGTGCTTTTGCTGGTTGCGGGCCTGTTCATCGAGCGCTTCTACTGCCGCTACCTGTGCCCGCTGGGCGGAGCCCTGGCGATCCCGGCCCGGATCCGCATGTTCGACTGGCTGCGTCGCTACAAGGAATGCGGCAGCCCCTGTCAGACCTGTGCCAACGAATGCCCGGTACAGGCCATCCATCCCACCGGTGAGATCAACCCGAACGAGTGTGTCGACTGCATGCACTGTCAGGTTCTCTATCAATCGGAAACCAAATGCCCCGTGGTTATCAAACAGCTCAAGCGCCGTGCCAAAACTGGCTCAGCCGACCTGAAGATGCCACTTGGACAACCCCCGGCGAACCATCCTAACGCCAAAGAATCACCTATTTCCTGAAGGAGGAACACTATGTCGGAACAAGACAATACACTGAATGTCACCCGCCGCGGCCTAATGAGCGCGACCGCCACCGGGGCCGTACTGGCCACCGCCGGTGTTGGCGCAACCTTGATGGGCGCGAAAGAGGCCAGCGCAGCCTCCAAAATCTCGCTCGCCCCTGGTGAGCTGGACGATTACTACGGCTTTTGGTCTTCGGGCCAGACCGGCGAGTTGCGCATCCTGGGCTTCCCCTCCATGCGCGAACTGATGCGGGTGCCGGTTTTCAACCGTTGCTCGGCCACTGGCTGGGGCCAGACCAATGAATCGCTGAAGGTTCTGACCGAAGGCCTGTTGCCGGAAACCAAAGAGTTTCTCGCCAAGCGCCACGAGAAAACCTATACCAACGGCGATTTGCACCACCCGCATATGTCGTTCACCGATGGCACCTATGATGGCCGCTATCTGTTCATGAACGACAAAGCCAACACCCGTGTTGCGCGGGTTCGTTGTGATGTCATGAAAACTGACAAAATCATCGAAATCCCCAACGCTGGCGACATCCACGGCCTGCGTCCGCAGAAATTCCCGCGCACTGGCTATGTCTTTGCCAATGGCGAGCACGAAATTCCGCTGATCAACGACGGATCTATCTTGGATGAGCCCGACAAGTATGTGAACATCTTCACTGCGATCGACGGCGACAGCATGGAGATCTCCTGGCAGGTGATGGTT from Parasedimentitalea psychrophila harbors:
- a CDS encoding NosR/NirI family protein, with product MDVRRAIQSLVKATAYFFTTCLFLIAHAALADDLASFLSDIPPSELAPGADGYGPISRETKVAPVLKGRDTVAWAFLTSDFVGTTGYSGKPIHVVAAIDKDAILTGVKLVKHSEPIILIGIPNSKMIALTEGYKGLDLKAEAATGGEAHDLDIISGATVTIMIIDDSLVRGGIKVARALGLGGLAPRLDRGPKREIDMAHEEISDWGTLAGDGSVRRLTLDIGQINSAFEATGDARAAKRPESGEPDDTFIDMHMALVSVPSIGKSLLGEAEYKNLTTWLKEGEQAILVLGRGAYSFKGSGYVRGGIFDRIQLIQGDNSVRFFDKQQRRLGDLATDDSPSFTELDIFKIPADAEFDPAEPFRLQLLAQRAVGAIEKTFLTFDLGYKLPGHYLLPVAAPVLVNSDSDEAAAKTALWQRIWKDKTVEIGVLAVMLLVLTSVFFFQFQATVNARVFYWFRIGYLSFTLVFLGWYANAQLSVVNLMALAGSLRSGFTWDAFLMDPLVFIQWFAIAAALLFWGRGAYCGWLCPFGALQELLNKAARALKVPQWTVPWGLHERLWPLKYMIFLGLFGLSMVSMPLAETYAEVEPFKTAIILKFVREWPFVIFAVLLLVAGLFIERFYCRYLCPLGGALAIPARIRMFDWLRRYKECGSPCQTCANECPVQAIHPTGEINPNECVDCMHCQVLYQSETKCPVVIKQLKRRAKTGSADLKMPLGQPPANHPNAKESPIS
- the phnD gene encoding phosphate/phosphite/phosphonate ABC transporter substrate-binding protein, with the translated sequence MLEFSKVVSTAAFIAGLTLAGAAAADCERGSLDDRFCDIDGDLIADIPTDASELVDPDTLIFTYTPVEDPAVYVSVWAEFMDHLAAKTGKKVQFFPVQSNAAQIEAMRSGRLHIAGFNTGSNPLAVNCAGFRPFTIMASLDGHFGYEMEILTYPGSGIEKVEDIKGGQLAFTSPTSNSGFKAPSAILKGDYDMIPDRDFEPVYSGKHDNSIMGVANQDYMAASIANSVLHRMISRGELKAEDVVSIYKSQTFPTTGFGTAHNLTPELQAAIQDAFFSFEWDGTALQEEFEKSNEGQFLHMNYKEFWDVIRKIDTANGVSYSCS
- a CDS encoding DUF2946 family protein — protein: MSPFGCSFHDTALRSAGLTWLRALIGICALALQMLAPITAHSENSGEWMVICGEDGAVLMQVQLSDDEPAACPICGDCKACQLGVSAGGILTPTLRSRDFPAIEVVHGMHGGSVAPNPAQFWHENRGPPLVHTILSDSAWRLFHAVTLSQGGAPWT